In Pseudomonas nunensis, a single window of DNA contains:
- a CDS encoding NAD(P)/FAD-dependent oxidoreductase, translating into MLRITELKLPIDHPEEDLRPAIVQRLGIASDDLLDFTLFKRSYDARKKSSELCFIYTIDLTAKDEAALLHKFADDRNVNVAPDVSYKVVGQAPADLQQRPIVVGFGPCGIFAGLLLAQMGFKPIILERGTEVRQRTKDTWGLWRKSVLNPESNVQFGEGGAGTFSDGKLYSQIKDPKFIGRKVLHEFVKAGAPEEILYVSKPHIGTFRLTGVVENMREQIRALGGEVRFQQRVTDVLIEDGQLVGVELNGGEQIHSKHVILALGHSARDTFRMLHGRGVFMEAKPFSVGFRIEHPQSLIDRARLGKYAGHPKLGAADYKLVHHAKNGRSVYSFCMCPGGTVVAATSEPGRVVTNGMSQYSRNERNANSGIVVGITPEVDYPGGPLAGIELQERLESHAFVLGGSNYEAPAQLVGDFIAGKPSTELGSVEPSYKPGVALGDLALALPAFAIEAIREALPAFEKQIRGYSLHDAVLTGIETRTSSPLRITRNESMQSLNVKGLFPAGEGAGYAGGILSAGVDGIRIAEAVARDILGLEA; encoded by the coding sequence ATGTTACGAATCACCGAACTCAAGCTGCCAATCGACCATCCCGAAGAAGACCTGCGCCCTGCCATCGTGCAGCGCCTGGGCATCGCCAGTGATGACCTGCTCGATTTCACCTTGTTCAAGCGCAGCTACGATGCGCGCAAAAAATCCTCCGAACTGTGCTTCATCTACACCATCGACCTCACCGCCAAGGATGAGGCCGCGTTACTGCACAAGTTCGCCGATGACCGTAACGTCAACGTGGCGCCGGATGTCAGCTACAAAGTGGTCGGCCAGGCGCCGGCCGATCTGCAGCAACGCCCGATCGTGGTCGGTTTCGGCCCGTGCGGGATCTTCGCCGGGCTGCTGCTCGCGCAAATGGGCTTCAAGCCGATCATCCTCGAACGCGGCACCGAAGTGCGCCAGCGCACCAAGGACACCTGGGGCCTGTGGCGCAAAAGCGTGCTCAACCCCGAATCCAACGTGCAGTTCGGTGAAGGCGGCGCGGGGACATTCTCCGACGGCAAGCTCTACAGCCAGATCAAGGACCCGAAATTCATCGGCCGCAAAGTCCTGCATGAGTTCGTGAAGGCCGGCGCGCCGGAAGAAATTCTCTACGTCAGCAAACCGCACATCGGTACGTTCCGTCTGACCGGCGTGGTGGAAAACATGCGTGAGCAGATCCGTGCACTGGGCGGCGAAGTGCGCTTCCAGCAGCGCGTCACCGACGTGTTGATCGAAGACGGCCAACTGGTAGGCGTCGAGCTCAATGGCGGCGAGCAGATTCATTCGAAACACGTGATTCTGGCCCTCGGCCACAGTGCCCGCGACACCTTCCGCATGCTCCACGGCCGTGGCGTGTTCATGGAAGCCAAGCCGTTCTCGGTGGGTTTCCGCATCGAACACCCGCAGTCGCTGATCGACCGCGCGCGCCTGGGCAAATACGCCGGCCACCCGAAACTAGGGGCGGCCGATTACAAACTGGTGCACCACGCCAAAAACGGTCGCTCGGTCTACAGCTTCTGCATGTGCCCGGGCGGCACCGTGGTCGCCGCGACGTCCGAGCCGGGCCGCGTGGTCACCAACGGCATGAGCCAGTACTCGCGTAACGAGCGCAACGCCAACTCAGGGATCGTCGTCGGCATTACCCCGGAAGTCGATTATCCGGGCGGTCCGCTGGCCGGCATCGAATTGCAGGAACGCCTGGAATCCCACGCCTTTGTGCTCGGCGGCAGCAACTACGAAGCGCCGGCGCAATTGGTCGGCGACTTTATTGCCGGCAAGCCTTCCACCGAGCTGGGCAGTGTCGAGCCGTCCTACAAACCGGGGGTTGCCTTGGGTGATCTGGCGCTGGCTCTGCCGGCGTTCGCCATCGAAGCAATTCGCGAAGCCTTGCCGGCGTTCGAGAAACAGATTCGCGGTTACTCGCTGCATGACGCGGTGTTGACCGGGATCGAGACGCGCACCTCGTCGCCGTTGCGGATTACCCGGAACGAGTCGATGCAGAGCTTGAACGTGAAAGGCCTGTTCCCGGCCGGTGAAGGCGCGGGTTATGCGGGCGGGATCTTGTCGGCGGGTGTCGATGGGATTCGGATTGCTGAAGCCGTGGCTCGCGATATCCTCGGCCTCGAGGCCTGA
- a CDS encoding short chain dehydrogenase, whose amino-acid sequence MKILLIGAGGTIGSAVDKELSQRHEVIRIGRNSGDLHVDISDSASIRALFEKTGKFDALVCAAGNVTFAPLDEMTADSFALGLKDKLMGQVNLLLIGREFANDGASFTFTTGVLSHDPIRSGASAALVNGALDSFVRAAAIELPRGLRVNSISPTVLLEAMGSYAPYFRGYKPVPAADVALAYAKSVEGLQTGQTFHVG is encoded by the coding sequence ATGAAGATTCTTTTGATAGGCGCAGGCGGCACCATCGGTTCGGCGGTCGACAAAGAGTTGTCGCAACGCCACGAAGTCATCCGCATTGGCCGCAACAGCGGTGATTTGCATGTGGATATCAGCGACAGCGCCTCGATCCGCGCCCTGTTCGAAAAAACCGGCAAGTTCGATGCGCTGGTCTGCGCCGCCGGCAACGTGACCTTCGCCCCGCTGGATGAAATGACCGCAGACAGCTTCGCCCTGGGCCTGAAAGACAAGCTGATGGGCCAGGTCAATCTGCTGCTGATCGGCCGCGAATTCGCCAACGACGGCGCCTCGTTCACCTTCACCACCGGCGTGCTCAGCCACGACCCGATTCGCAGCGGTGCCTCGGCAGCGTTGGTCAACGGCGCGCTGGACAGCTTCGTTCGTGCTGCCGCCATCGAATTGCCACGTGGCCTGCGGGTGAACTCGATCAGCCCGACTGTGTTGCTGGAAGCCATGGGCAGTTACGCGCCTTATTTCCGGGGCTATAAGCCGGTTCCTGCAGCGGATGTGGCGTTGGCCTACGCCAAAAGTGTCGAAGGCTTGCAGACCGGTCAGACTTTCCACGTCGGTTAA
- a CDS encoding ABC transporter ATP-binding protein: MLQFENVSTFYGKIQALHSVNVEIRQGEIVTLIGANGAGKSTLLMTLCGSPQAHSGSIKYMGEELVGQSSAQIMRKSIAVVPEGRRVFARLTVEENLAMGGFFTDKGDYQEQMDKVLGLFPRLKERFAQRGGTMSGGEQQMLAIGRALMSKPKLLLLDEPSLGLAPIIIQQIFDIIEQLRKDGVTVFLVEQNANQALKIADRAYVLENGRVVMQGTGEALLTDPKVREAYLGG, translated from the coding sequence ATGCTGCAATTCGAAAACGTTTCCACCTTCTACGGCAAGATCCAGGCCCTGCACAGCGTCAACGTGGAAATCCGCCAGGGCGAAATCGTCACCCTGATCGGTGCCAACGGCGCGGGCAAATCCACCCTGCTGATGACGCTGTGCGGTTCGCCGCAAGCCCACAGCGGCAGCATCAAGTACATGGGTGAAGAACTCGTGGGGCAATCCTCGGCGCAGATCATGCGCAAGAGCATCGCCGTGGTGCCGGAAGGTCGTCGGGTGTTTGCCCGTCTGACCGTGGAAGAAAACCTCGCCATGGGCGGCTTCTTCACCGACAAGGGCGACTATCAGGAACAGATGGACAAGGTTCTCGGACTTTTCCCACGCCTGAAAGAGCGTTTTGCCCAACGCGGCGGCACCATGTCCGGCGGCGAACAGCAAATGCTCGCCATCGGCCGTGCGCTGATGAGCAAGCCCAAGTTGTTGCTGCTCGACGAGCCTTCACTGGGTCTGGCACCGATCATCATCCAGCAGATCTTCGACATCATCGAACAGCTGCGCAAGGACGGTGTGACGGTGTTCCTGGTGGAACAGAACGCCAACCAGGCGCTGAAAATTGCTGACCGCGCGTACGTTCTGGAGAACGGCCGCGTGGTGATGCAAGGCACCGGCGAAGCGCTGCTGACTGATCCGAAAGTGCGTGAAGCCTACCTCGGTGGTTGA
- the acpP gene encoding acyl carrier protein: MDDIEERFKQMVAQQLGVPEAAVTNEANFVEDLGANSLDGVELVMDLEDSFDIKILDGETEMIRTVQEGIDFLKQRVSH, from the coding sequence ATGGACGACATTGAAGAACGGTTTAAACAAATGGTTGCTCAACAACTGGGCGTGCCCGAGGCAGCTGTAACGAACGAAGCCAATTTTGTTGAAGACCTGGGCGCTAACTCCCTGGATGGCGTTGAACTAGTCATGGATCTCGAGGACTCGTTTGATATAAAAATCCTCGACGGAGAAACCGAAATGATCAGAACTGTACAAGAGGGAATAGACTTTCTGAAACAGCGTGTTTCACATTAA
- a CDS encoding high-affinity branched-chain amino acid ABC transporter permease LivM, with translation MTKNLKQALFSALLVWAVAYPVLGLKLTIVGINLEVHGTSNMTLAIIAICSVLMFLRVMFNDPISKAWKSSPNMPLIPAKASNFLTLPTTQRWIIIALIIGALVWPFFGSRGAVDIATLILIYVMLGLGLNIVVGLAGLLDLGYVGFYAVGAYSYALLSHYLGWSFWVCLPIAGLMSATFGFLLGFPVLRLRGDYLAIVTLGFGEIIRLFLRNLTDITGGPNGISNIEKPTFFGLTFERKAAEGMQTFHEYFGLEYNSINKVIFLYLVALLLALGALFVINRLLRMPIGRAWEALREDEIACRALGLNPTVIKLSAFTLGASFAGFAGSFFAARQGLVTPESFTFIESAIILAIVVLGGMGSQLGVILAAVVMILLPEMMREFSEYRMLMFGALMVLMMIWRPQGLLPMQRPHMELRK, from the coding sequence ATGACTAAGAATCTTAAGCAAGCGCTTTTCAGCGCGCTCCTGGTCTGGGCGGTTGCGTATCCGGTACTCGGCCTGAAACTGACCATCGTCGGCATCAACCTGGAAGTTCACGGCACCAGCAACATGACCCTGGCGATCATTGCGATCTGCTCGGTCCTCATGTTCCTGCGCGTCATGTTCAACGATCCGATCAGCAAGGCCTGGAAATCCTCGCCGAACATGCCGTTGATTCCGGCCAAGGCGAGCAATTTCCTGACCCTGCCGACCACCCAGCGCTGGATCATCATCGCGTTGATCATCGGCGCATTGGTGTGGCCGTTCTTCGGCTCACGCGGCGCGGTGGACATCGCGACCCTGATCCTGATCTACGTGATGCTGGGCCTGGGCCTGAACATCGTGGTCGGTCTGGCGGGCCTGCTCGACTTGGGTTATGTCGGTTTCTATGCCGTCGGCGCCTACAGCTATGCGCTGTTGTCGCATTATCTGGGCTGGAGTTTCTGGGTCTGCCTGCCGATTGCCGGCCTGATGTCCGCCACGTTCGGCTTCCTGCTCGGCTTCCCGGTCCTGCGCTTGCGCGGCGACTACCTGGCGATCGTGACCCTGGGCTTCGGTGAAATCATCCGTCTGTTCCTGCGTAACCTGACCGACATCACCGGCGGCCCGAACGGCATCAGCAACATCGAAAAGCCGACGTTCTTCGGCCTGACTTTCGAGCGTAAAGCCGCTGAAGGGATGCAGACGTTCCACGAGTACTTCGGCCTGGAATACAACTCGATCAACAAGGTGATTTTCCTGTACCTGGTTGCCCTGTTGCTGGCCCTCGGTGCGCTGTTCGTCATCAACCGCTTGCTGCGCATGCCGATCGGTCGTGCCTGGGAAGCGCTGCGTGAAGACGAAATTGCCTGCCGTGCGCTGGGTCTCAATCCGACCGTGATCAAGCTGTCGGCCTTCACCCTGGGCGCGAGCTTCGCGGGTTTTGCCGGTAGCTTCTTCGCCGCCCGCCAAGGCCTGGTGACACCGGAATCCTTCACCTTCATCGAGTCGGCGATCATTCTCGCCATCGTGGTATTGGGTGGCATGGGCTCGCAACTGGGCGTGATCCTCGCGGCCGTGGTGATGATCCTGTTGCCGGAAATGATGCGCGAGTTCAGTGAATACCGCATGTTGATGTTTGGCGCCTTGATGGTGCTGATGATGATCTGGCGCCCTCAGGGTCTGCTGCCCATGCAACGTCCTCACATGGAGCTGCGCAAATGA
- the livG gene encoding high-affinity branched-chain amino acid ABC transporter ATP-binding protein LivG: MSREILKVENLSMRFGGLLAVNGVALTVHEKQVVALIGPNGAGKTTVFNCLTGFYKPSGGSILLDGQAIEGLPGHEIARKGVVRTFQNVRLFKDMTAVENLLIAQHRHLNTNFLAGLFKTPSFRKSEREAMEFAEYWLDKVNLTAFANRPAGTLAYGQQRRLEIARCMMTRPRILMLDEPAAGLNPKETEDLKALISVLREEHNVTVLLIEHDMKLVMSISDHIVVINQGTPLADGTPEQIRDNPEVIKAYLGEA, translated from the coding sequence ATGAGCCGCGAGATCCTTAAAGTCGAAAATCTGAGCATGCGCTTCGGCGGCTTGCTGGCGGTCAACGGCGTGGCCCTGACCGTGCACGAAAAACAGGTTGTGGCGCTGATCGGCCCTAACGGCGCCGGCAAGACCACGGTGTTCAACTGCCTGACCGGTTTCTACAAGCCGAGCGGCGGCAGCATCCTGCTCGATGGCCAGGCGATTGAAGGCCTGCCGGGCCACGAGATCGCCCGCAAAGGCGTGGTGCGCACTTTCCAGAACGTGCGGCTGTTCAAGGACATGACCGCGGTCGAGAACCTCTTGATCGCCCAGCACCGTCACTTGAACACCAACTTCCTGGCCGGCCTGTTCAAGACCCCGTCGTTTCGCAAAAGCGAGCGCGAAGCCATGGAATTCGCCGAGTACTGGCTGGACAAGGTCAACCTCACGGCCTTCGCCAACCGTCCGGCGGGCACCTTGGCCTACGGTCAGCAACGTCGCCTGGAAATCGCTCGCTGCATGATGACCCGCCCGCGGATCCTCATGCTCGACGAACCGGCCGCCGGCCTGAACCCGAAGGAAACCGAAGACCTCAAGGCGCTGATCAGCGTGCTCCGCGAAGAGCACAACGTGACCGTGCTGCTGATCGAACACGACATGAAACTGGTCATGAGCATTTCCGACCACATCGTCGTGATCAACCAGGGCACGCCCCTGGCGGACGGCACGCCGGAACAGATCCGCGACAATCCTGAAGTGATCAAAGCCTACCTGGGGGAAGCGTAA
- a CDS encoding LysR family transcriptional regulator, with product MSEMDDLAAFAVLIEAGSFTLAAQQLGCSKGQLSKRISLLETRFSVVLLQRTTRRLSLTAAGAALLPQAQALVVQVERARQALARLKDDMAGPVRMTVPVSLGETFFDGLLLEFSSKYPEVQIELDLSNNYRDLSRDGFDLAVRSEVGNDERLVARPLLAWNEMTCASPAYLEQYGEPLTPQSLAEHRCLLNSHYSGREEWLYHQQHELLRVRVSGPFASNHYSLLKKAALAGAGIARLPSYLLQAELADGRLRWLLRDYQTRRMPMYLVHPYQGGLPKRTQVLADYLIGWFKRSGEALDRLQR from the coding sequence ATGAGCGAAATGGATGACCTGGCGGCGTTCGCGGTGTTGATCGAGGCCGGGAGTTTTACCCTGGCGGCCCAGCAATTGGGTTGCAGCAAGGGCCAACTCTCCAAGCGCATCAGTCTTCTGGAGACGCGGTTCTCTGTGGTCCTGCTGCAACGCACCACTAGGCGCTTGAGTCTCACGGCAGCGGGCGCGGCATTGTTACCGCAGGCGCAGGCGCTTGTAGTCCAAGTGGAACGAGCACGTCAGGCATTGGCGCGATTGAAGGACGACATGGCCGGCCCGGTACGTATGACCGTTCCGGTGTCGCTAGGGGAAACCTTCTTCGATGGTTTATTGCTGGAGTTCTCCAGTAAATACCCCGAAGTGCAGATCGAGCTCGACCTGAGCAACAACTATCGAGATCTGTCCCGTGACGGTTTTGACCTGGCGGTTCGCTCCGAAGTGGGTAACGACGAACGCCTGGTGGCCCGACCGCTGCTGGCCTGGAACGAAATGACTTGCGCCAGCCCGGCTTACCTTGAGCAATACGGTGAACCGCTGACGCCGCAGTCGTTGGCTGAGCACCGCTGCCTGCTCAACAGTCATTACAGTGGCCGCGAAGAATGGCTCTATCACCAGCAACACGAATTGCTGCGGGTTCGCGTCTCGGGACCGTTCGCCAGCAACCATTACAGCCTGCTAAAGAAAGCGGCACTGGCCGGCGCCGGCATCGCACGTTTGCCCTCGTACCTGCTGCAAGCGGAATTGGCTGACGGCCGATTGCGCTGGCTCCTGCGCGATTATCAGACCCGTCGCATGCCGATGTACCTGGTGCATCCCTATCAGGGCGGGTTGCCGAAGCGCACCCAAGTGCTGGCGGATTATTTGATTGGCTGGTTCAAGCGCAGTGGCGAGGCGTTGGACCGACTCCAGCGCTAA
- a CDS encoding COG3650 family protein: MRVARSLVLVALLPLFAACQLFDGPRESASHVGQTRMQGQLTAADGKLMFQPCNEQRSLVVNDTGGTSVLQEAASLADDQGKLFADVRGRINGSSLDLEQLYRVERSGTACDDPNFKLLILRAAGHGPEWNVKVSGKGMAIDRAGEPPLAVPYVEEQLGDGRFNLSSEANGKHIELWVAPNRCVDSSTGSIQHMSAELRIDGQVQRGCGYFGGSRND; this comes from the coding sequence ATGCGTGTTGCCCGTTCCCTTGTCCTCGTTGCCCTGCTTCCGTTGTTCGCCGCATGCCAGTTGTTCGATGGCCCGCGAGAAAGTGCTTCTCACGTGGGCCAGACCCGCATGCAGGGTCAGTTGACGGCGGCGGACGGCAAGCTGATGTTCCAGCCATGCAATGAACAGCGCAGCCTGGTGGTCAACGACACCGGCGGCACCAGCGTGCTGCAAGAGGCCGCGAGCCTGGCCGATGATCAGGGCAAGTTGTTCGCCGACGTGCGTGGCCGGATCAATGGGAGCAGCCTTGATCTGGAACAGTTGTACCGTGTCGAGCGTTCGGGCACGGCGTGCGACGATCCCAATTTCAAACTGCTGATCCTGCGGGCTGCCGGCCATGGGCCGGAATGGAACGTCAAGGTCAGCGGCAAAGGCATGGCCATTGACCGTGCCGGCGAGCCACCGCTGGCGGTGCCCTACGTTGAAGAGCAATTGGGCGATGGCCGTTTCAATCTCAGCAGCGAAGCCAATGGCAAGCACATCGAACTGTGGGTCGCGCCGAATCGCTGCGTCGACAGCAGCACCGGCAGCATCCAGCACATGAGCGCCGAACTGCGGATCGACGGCCAGGTGCAGCGCGGCTGCGGGTATTTCGGCGGCTCGCGTAACGACTGA
- a CDS encoding PLP-dependent cysteine synthase family protein yields MSDNRQWAREAIRIIEADFQRSADTHLIPLPLPGLPGIELYFKDESSHPTGSLKHRLARSLFLYALCNGWLKPGAPVIEASSGSTAISEAYFARLLGLPFIAVMPATTSKEKIAQIAFYGGKSHLVDDPTQIYAESERLAREHDGHFIDQFTFAERATDWRANNNIAESIFQQMRFEKHPEPSWLISSPGTGGTTATLGRYVRYRQHCTRVLCADAERSVFFDYYQTGDATLRLDCGSRIEGIGRPRVEASFLPKVIDAMVKVPDALSLAAMHYLAQRLGRRVGGSSGTNLIGALIAAQQMVAAGESGSIVAILCDGGERYATTYYDQDWLKSQGYELSGLIDAVAASVERGNPLPTTVLRANI; encoded by the coding sequence ATGAGCGACAACCGACAGTGGGCCCGCGAAGCCATCCGGATCATTGAAGCCGACTTCCAGCGCAGCGCCGACACCCATCTGATTCCCTTGCCGCTACCGGGCTTGCCGGGCATCGAGTTGTATTTCAAGGATGAGTCCAGCCATCCCACTGGTAGCCTGAAACATCGATTGGCCCGTTCGTTGTTCCTCTATGCGCTATGTAACGGCTGGCTCAAGCCCGGCGCGCCGGTGATCGAGGCGTCCAGCGGTTCGACGGCGATTTCCGAGGCGTACTTCGCCCGTTTGCTGGGCTTGCCGTTTATTGCGGTGATGCCGGCGACCACTTCCAAAGAGAAGATCGCGCAGATTGCGTTTTATGGTGGCAAGAGTCATTTGGTGGATGATCCGACCCAGATCTACGCCGAGTCCGAGCGCCTTGCTCGCGAGCATGACGGCCACTTTATCGACCAGTTCACCTTCGCCGAGCGCGCCACTGACTGGAGGGCGAACAACAACATTGCCGAGTCGATATTCCAGCAGATGCGTTTTGAAAAGCACCCGGAGCCGAGCTGGCTGATCTCCAGCCCCGGCACCGGCGGCACCACCGCGACCCTCGGCCGTTACGTGCGTTATCGTCAGCATTGCACCCGCGTGCTGTGTGCCGATGCGGAGCGCTCGGTGTTTTTCGACTACTACCAGACTGGCGATGCGACGTTGCGCCTGGACTGCGGTTCGCGGATCGAAGGGATTGGCCGGCCGAGGGTGGAAGCGTCATTCCTGCCCAAGGTGATCGATGCAATGGTCAAAGTGCCGGATGCTCTGTCGCTGGCGGCCATGCATTATCTGGCGCAGCGTTTGGGTCGGCGCGTGGGCGGGTCGAGCGGCACCAACCTGATCGGCGCGTTGATCGCGGCCCAGCAGATGGTTGCGGCGGGGGAGTCGGGGTCGATCGTGGCGATCCTGTGCGACGGCGGCGAACGTTACGCCACCACCTATTACGACCAGGATTGGCTCAAGAGCCAGGGTTATGAATTGAGTGGCTTGATCGATGCCGTGGCGGCCAGTGTCGAACGCGGCAATCCGCTGCCAACGACTGTGCTGCGCGCCAATATCTGA
- the nhaA gene encoding Na+/H+ antiporter NhaA, whose product MPLRSTFTRFFQLEAASGLLLIAAAALALIINNSSLSWLYNGLLDTPVVAQIGALKIAKPLLLWINDGLMAMFFLLIGLEVKREVLDGQLSKPSQIVLPGAAAIGGMVVPALVYWFLNRDDPTALGGWAIPMATDIAFALGVLALLGKRVPVSLKLFLMTLAIIDDLGAIIVIAIFYSGTLSTLSLALAGACIVALIAMNRLGVVKLGPYMIIGLILWVCVLKSGVHATLAGVTLAFCIPLRTKNAEPSPLMTLEHALHPWVAYGILPLFAFANAGLSLSGVTLESFTHHVPMGIAIGLLLGKTVGVFGLTWLAVKVGIAALPQGANWGQVLGVAILCGIGFTMSLFVGSLAFVPGASEYAGMDRMGILTGSILAALIGYAVTAAASRKSAALQS is encoded by the coding sequence TTGCCTCTGCGTAGCACTTTCACGCGTTTCTTTCAGTTGGAAGCTGCCAGCGGTCTGTTACTGATCGCCGCTGCAGCCCTGGCTTTAATCATCAACAACTCTTCGTTGTCGTGGCTGTATAACGGCCTGCTGGACACCCCCGTGGTGGCCCAGATCGGCGCGTTGAAAATCGCCAAGCCCCTGCTGCTGTGGATCAACGACGGCCTGATGGCCATGTTCTTCCTGCTGATCGGCCTGGAAGTGAAGCGCGAAGTCCTCGATGGCCAGTTGTCCAAGCCTTCGCAAATCGTCCTGCCCGGGGCGGCGGCGATTGGCGGCATGGTGGTGCCGGCGCTCGTCTACTGGTTTCTCAACCGTGATGACCCGACGGCGCTGGGTGGCTGGGCGATTCCAATGGCTACCGACATTGCCTTCGCCCTCGGCGTACTGGCCTTGCTAGGCAAACGTGTGCCGGTGTCGCTCAAGCTGTTCCTGATGACCCTGGCAATCATTGATGACCTGGGCGCCATCATCGTTATCGCGATTTTCTATTCCGGCACACTGTCGACCTTGTCCCTGGCATTGGCGGGGGCCTGCATCGTCGCGTTGATTGCGATGAACCGGCTCGGCGTGGTCAAGCTCGGGCCGTACATGATCATCGGTTTGATCCTGTGGGTGTGCGTGCTCAAGAGCGGTGTCCACGCGACACTGGCCGGCGTGACCCTCGCGTTCTGCATTCCACTGCGCACCAAGAACGCTGAACCTTCACCGCTGATGACCCTGGAACACGCCCTGCATCCGTGGGTGGCTTACGGCATCCTGCCGCTGTTTGCCTTCGCCAACGCCGGCCTGTCCCTGAGCGGCGTGACCCTGGAAAGCTTCACCCACCACGTGCCGATGGGCATCGCCATCGGCCTGCTGCTGGGCAAAACCGTCGGCGTCTTCGGCCTGACCTGGCTGGCCGTAAAGGTCGGCATCGCCGCCCTGCCCCAAGGCGCCAATTGGGGCCAGGTGCTGGGCGTCGCGATCCTCTGCGGCATCGGTTTCACCATGAGCCTGTTTGTCGGTTCCCTGGCATTCGTGCCGGGTGCCAGTGAATACGCCGGGATGGACCGAATGGGGATCTTGACCGGTTCGATTCTGGCGGCGTTGATCGGTTATGCGGTGACGGCGGCGGCGAGTCGCAAGAGCGCCGCGCTGCAATCCTGA